CTCCTGTAGTTGTGGCTTCCACCTGTGGACACAGGAATGCCAACGGAAGTTGAGAGGGTATCCCAGACCAGTACCTTAGCAGAGTTGCATCCCAGTTTCACTGGTCTAGCCTCACTGACCTCTTGGCATCAGACAGGTCGATGTTAGTGCCAAACTTGATGATGTGATGGTTCTTGGGGTCCGGTGCACTGCTGCTGGGGGGAAAGCACAGACAGGTTGACGGCGAACCAAGGGAGAAGAGCAAGCACAGCAGGAAGGGACAAGATTGTACTTTACCCGGGAGAGGTTCCCGTAGTGCTGTCTGGTTCCTCGGACTCCTCGTCCtcactctccttctcctcctgcttggTCAGACAGGTACAAAGGTCTGGGTCAGTGACATCCTGAAGCCCCCTGAGGTCAGCGCCCGGCGCCCTTGCTCCCTCTTGTGCCTGATGCTCACCTGCAGTGACTCCTGGAAGGACGAAGCCTGGTACTGTGCATATTTAGCGATGGTGGTGTGGGAACGGGAGCTCTCACAGGGCCAGATTTGTCTGGTACCTGTCAAGTCCCAGTTCTCGTCTGAGGGCTGCTGCACTTGGGTGCGGACCTCCACTGTATGTTCACCGCTCGCCTCCACCAGCGTCTTGGTGGAGAAAAGGCCTAAGTCTGAAAGGAGTGCCCAACAGGACGTCAGTCAGGTCAGAAGGCCCAGCTCACCCCTTCCCTTCCTGGCCAGGACTCTGATGAAGTGGACAGAGATTTGGCAGAATTCAGCACCAAGGAATGGGCCCGAATCACAATCCTAGGAAGCTGACGAGACTGGCTCCTTCTCAGTCCCTTTCAGCAACTACTTCATGCTTCAGGTCTCTCCTAGAATTCTCAGGCATTCATATGCCCACGTGCTAGGAATTCAATGAATGGCTCAAGCGAAAGATTTAGTTGAGCTTTGAATGTCTCGCAAATTACTCTCTGGGAGGAGAGAATATATGGATATAAAGGAAACGAGAttgactttttatttcttcattgtttcctcTGGTTTTATACTGCTCAAAATTTTGcattaagctgggtgtggtggcgcacgcctttaatcccagcactcgggaggcagaggcaggcagatttctgagttcggggccagcctggtctacaaagtgagttccaggacagccagggctacacagagaaaccctgtctcaaaaaaccaaaaacaaacaaaaaaaaacaaacaaaattttgcaTTAAAACGGGGGAAAAAACTAACCATGGATGAGAAGTAGTctataattcttttcattttcttttgtttgttttgttttttacagacagggtttctctgtgtacccctggctgttctggaactcactctatccaccaggctggcctcaaactcacaaagatccacctgcctctgccttactcctgggattaatggtgtgtgccagccctgcctggccactcttttcttttctttctttcctttttttttttaatttgttttgttactcttttttttttcccccttccccttctccctcttgctccagcccataggttctttattatttctcattatggatggttgtaagctatcatgtggttgctaggatttgaactcatgacctccggaggagcagtgctcttcactgcttagccatctcatcagccccataTTCTTTTCATTCTTATTCACTAAGAAAGTCAGAAGAGTGACTCTAACCACTCCTGAGATCTATTTCCCCACGTGTCCACTGCTGAGGACAGAAATGACAGATGAGAGAACACCTCAAGGCTGGCTGACACACCACTCAGCACCCCTCAAACATGGCCTGTGTGTGACGGAGTGAGCTCCTTCACTGTGGCAATTCTCTAAGCATGGAGGTGGTTCTCAAAGGGTCCCACAAACTACAACCCTCACAGCCTTGTGCATACTTTTTCCCCAAACTCACTGAGCCGAAGTGAACCAGCCAGGCCCCTGATGACGGTGATGGGGTTCCGGGGGTCTGTACAGAACTGAAGGAGGACCGGCGAAAAGGCATCTCGTTTGCTCTCCAACTGAGACAACCGGGAGACAGTGTGGTCAGAGCCCTTCCCAAGGCTCTAAGTACCCCAACCCAACCCTTCTGGAAAGGTGGCTCTGAGGACAGacagcatacatacatagatgctgGGTGTGGGGGGGTTGAGTTTCTCCCGGGGCAGCTTCTCCTCGGTGTTGATCTTGGGTTTCACAGACTGGGCAGGGGAAAGGTAGGACTCTCGGAATTTCCCTTTCACCTTGGCATTCCTGTGAGAAGACCATAGAATAAGGTCAGGAACATAGGGGAATGAGCAAGAGCCTAGCCCCAGGACAAGTGGGGCAGCCTTGGGTATTACAGCCTCTGAACTCACTTGCTGGCACGCATGACATCGGCAGCACAGTGGCTAATGGTGAGGTCTGCCATGCGCAGCCGCCGCTCTTCCACCTCAGAGGCGATAAAGGTCTCCTTGTCCCCACTCTCTACCTTGATGAGCCTgatcttcagctccttgggaggcCCCTCACTAAGTGACCGGAGCTTCAGCATGTCTGCCCGGCTCACGCCTGGAGGCCCCGGGGCTTCCTCGCGAGTCTTCTTCCCAGGGACAGGAGCTGATGGGGGTGTCGGCTGAGCAGAGGGTGCAGGAGCAGGTGGGGGCGCCGGAGCTGTGGGTGTCTTGACTTTGGAAGCCCCACCCACATCAGGCCGGGCCTTCTCCCGGCCCTGGATCTCCTCACTCTGCAAGTCTAGGTTCCCCAGCACCCTTCGGCTCTTTTCTTTGGgagccttggccttggccttggccctCCCCTCGCGGGGACGTCGACCCACACTGTCCCTACAGGCCCGTCTATGCCGCCGATGCTCCTTCTGACGACGCTTGCCACTACCTGGACCTGCTGCTGCTACCGCCACCCCCCCACTCTCCTCCTTGGCCTGCGCAGGAGGCGGCTGTGGCTCAGTCCCACTGTCCACTGGGTCTGCTGTGTCCACTGGGTTGATGGCACTCCGGCCCACCCGCTCTACAAGGGTCTCACAAGCCCGACTGATTTCTTCTAGCACCTCAGACTCAGAACGAGCAGGGGGCAGCGGCAGAGGTGGGGGCAACTGGGCAGGGGTCACGGGGCCTGGTGCTGGCTCTTCACCTGCCCTGTGCTCCCGGGCCCAAGGCCCGCCTGAGGTAGAGAACTGAGATGACGAGGAAACAGAGGGCTTGGGGGAGCCCTGGGCGCTAGGGGCCACTGAAGTGGGTGGTGGGGCGGTAGCACCTGATGCAGGACTAGGGGAATACTGAGTGGCGGGGACGGACCCGGGCCTAGTTGAGACGGCTGCTCCAGTCCCCCGGTAACAGTACTTTTGTCCCTCGAGAACAGAGGCCAACGATCTGAGCAGGCTGGCTGGCGGAGGTGGTGGGGGCTgtggctggggaggtggaggtggaggtggaggaaacTTGGCTAgaggcggtggtggtggcagggctGGTGGtggcttcttctcctcttcttgggtggtggttgtggtggtggtggtggtggtgctggtggtggcggtggtggcggcaGCAGTGGTGGTGGCTGGGGCTGTGTCACTGGGAAATGGAGGCTGTAGAGATGCAAAGGGCTCtttgagtgggggtgggggagccacgcctgcctcctgctgctgctgttcctcctccttccGAATGGATTCATCCAGCATCTTCATGATGTTAGCTAGCCCATCAGGTAGGATCTTGAATTCGGCTGGCTCTTCAAACTGGTCCTCCAGCGGAGTGGGTGGGAAATCAAAGAGCCTCGGGCCTCGGGCGGGCAGCTCTCCAACCCCAGGTGGCACAGGCTGGGGGGCTTTACTCACAGGGCCTGGGGGTGGCCCCTGCCCCACCTCGGGGGTCTTTGGGAAGGAGACCCTGGGCCGGGGGCTCTCCGAGCGCCTGAAGCTTCCTGAGGTATTTTggtggcaggaggagggaggggctggaggcagGGCAAGAGTCAGTGGTGGAAGAGGTGGGTCCTGGGGGCTCAAGGTTGGGCTGGATGGCCTGGGGAGGGGATCTATACTTCTGGCCAGATAGGAGGGTGGTGGGAAGGGCACCGGCCCAGTAGGACtactgctgtggctgctgctgctgctggtggtggtggttgggggaACGGGAGGGGTATGCGAATCCTGAGTGCCCACAGAAAAGCGGGGGTTTGGAGGCCCCAAGAAGCCATCAcggtggggaaggggtgggggagcaggacGGGGAGGTCCCTCAGCACCAAAGAAGAGCTCCCCTAAGATCTCGCCATCCTCTCGGGCTGCACGGCAGGCTGAGCCCTTCATCCAAGCAGGGGGCGGCGGAGGGCGCAAGAGGCGAGgacatgggggtggagggggggatGACGGGGTCCCTGGGGGTAGGGATAAGTGGGGCGTGGCAGCAGGGGCCGTCAAAAATGGTTTCCGACTGCTGTGTGCGGAGGGACCCAGGCGGGCCTGGTGAGGGGATATCTCCAGCGCAGGGTTTTGGTAATGGTCAGCGCCAGGCTGCAAGTGGAGAAAGGGGAGGTCGGTCAGTGCGCTCTTGTGGCCCCTCAGACAATGTCACCCACCTTCAGCCCAAGGTCATAACATACAATGCCTGGGCTTGGCTCCACACCCCGAAGACCAGTGTTGttactgctactgctgctgctgctgctgctgctgctgctgctgctgctgctggtgccgGGGAGGCCAGGGGGCCGGGAAGGGGCGTAAGGCACGCAGGCGGTAGATGCTGCTGGTGAAACGCTGGAGTCCATCCGCGACCTCTGAACTCTGCTCTCTCTAAGGTCACTTCCGGGGGGAcgggtggcaggcaggcagccatggCTCTCTGCTCCTGGGGGTCGGGGACCTGGACCAAGGGGTGTGGCGGGGACCAGCCGATGGCTGGGCGGATGAGCAGTGTAGGCAGGGGCTGGGTATGGATATGAATGAGGCATCGAGTGCCGCTGCTCCTAAGGGAGATGAGTGAGGTCACAGAGTGAGCAACGGAAAGACAGAATTCACAAGGGTAAAAGGTAACAGGTACTGACGAGGGGCTCACCTGGCGCTCCAGGGGCGCTGAACCCTTGCGCTCGGGGCCCCAAGCATCTCCATGCAGGGTATTCCACAGCCCTGGCTTAGTCAGCTGAAATGGGGGGCTAATAGCCAGGCCAGGCAgcggtggtggtggagggggtgggggtgggggtgggggcggtgggggtgggggtggtggagggAGTGGCAGACCTGGGGGAAGGCCGGcctagaagagaagagagaatgaagatCCTACTCCTTGCCCAGGCACCCGCTCTGCCTGCTGACCACCGTACAACTTCCCTACCTGTTCAGAGCTGCAGCCTCTCCTGCGCTTGCCTCCGGGGCTAAGGCCCTCCTCTCCTGGGGGGCCTGAGAGGGCTGCAGGAGGCATAGGCTGGACCACGGGGGGTTCAGCAGATCTCTTCACTGGAGGGCCCCCTCGCTTAGCCCCGTAGTTCCGTTTGTGCTGAAAAGAGAGCCGTGGTAGCGTGAGCACTAGCCTGACGCATGTGACACCCTTCCCTCGCTTACTCTCAGCCTCACCTCAAGGTGCAGCAAATTCCATACTTGCTCCAGGGGAGGCAGGACCTTGGCTCTGTGCTGACAGGAACCAGCATGAAAGTTCCAGAGCTGGGCCTGGAAGGGTCAAAGGTCAAAGGGCAGAGGAAGGTGAATTGGGGACATTGTGCTAGAAGGCACAACTTAGCCACCTAATGTCCTGCCTCGTCCCACCTGCTGCAATCGGCCAATCCGGGGCCCAAGCTCAGCGAAGCTTCCTCCGTAACGAAGGGCCCTATGGTAGCAGCATACGGCCTCCTCGCTGTCATGCTCTGACTCATACAACTGTCCAAGCTGTTCCCATAACCCTGGTTGGGCTGGCTCCCGGAGCAATGCCTGGACACAGCCATGTAGGGATTCCAACTTCCCGTGGAGGGGTCTCGGGGTGGGTGTCCTACAGAGTAGAAGGAATTGGGGATCATCAGGCTTGGGGAAACCTTGAAGGCCCCAATTTTCCTCCAATCCTAGAACTTTGGAATCCTGCACTTACCCAGGAGCATAATAGGGTTTGTTAGGGTGCCCGGAGCTACTGCCATGAGATGGGGGTAAAGGAGCAGAGAGTGGGGGCTGCCCAACGCTGGCAGAGCATCTGTAAAGAGAAAGGCTCTGTTAGGTACTGCCAGAAGTACGCTTCCCCCTAGAATGGAGTGGTCAGAGGGAAGAGCAGATGAGCCTGGCATCTGGACCCACAACAGAACAGAAACTGGTGGAAAATGACAGCAATGGACAGAGAAGACTGGGAGAGAAATGCCCGGAGGTAAAGCCAATGGGCCAAATTCTCACCTGCCTCCAGGCAGCCATGAGCTTcggggaggaggatggggtgggCAGGAGCTCCAAGCCCCAGCACAGCTCAAGCCCCCAAGGGCAAAGGCTTCCCGTGCAGAGCGGGCCCCTGGAGGGTCCACTGCCCGATGCATCCAGCCTAAACCAGCGACAAGAGATCATGCTCTAACGGGGAAGCAAAACCTTCAGCCATGTTTTCAGCCAAACCTGTTCTAAGCTTTTCCTTACCAGGTCAGCAGTGGCCCCAGGAGCCCTGGAGATGGGGCACAGCCCCCTGCCCCAGCTCTCTGGCACGATGGTCCAGCTCCAACTGCCCTAACAAGAGTGCCCACTGTTTCCAGGTGACAGTCTCTGGCCTTCTGCAACCAATtctacagagagaagaaaagagtgcACTGAAGTTGCCAACACAGCGAGGGCCCCAAGGCTGGTCTGAACTGTCAGTGCAGGAAGACTGGGGGCAAGGCGCCAGGGCAGACAGCAGCAAGAGCCCCTAGAATCGCGCAAGTGGGTAACAGGAATATGGGACAAATAACGGGGAGTCAGCGACTGGAACAACCCAGCCACTGCACTGTCTGACAGGCTCCCAATCCTGGGCCACTAGGGCGACCCACCGCGTGCCTGCTTACCCAGCCTCCGTGGGAGCGTCCTCTCACAGCTTCAAGAGCTTCAGAAATTTAGCCAATCACAAGGCTTCTCTATCCGCAGAAAGCCAATCATCACCCTTGTCTCCGCCTCAGTAACAGCCTAGCAGGAACCAATAGGAGTAAGGTTAGCCGGGCACTGTGCGGCCTCCGGAGGAGGGGCGGCAGGGCCGGTCAGACAAGCTCGCCCTAGGGTGACCCCGATGTGACCCCAAGGTTCCCACCTAGGGTCCACATCTCTGATCAGAAACTGGTAGCCCTCAGGGCAGTAACAGCAAGCTAAGACTGAGAGTGAGGAAATCTTTCACTAGCCGACCTGAGGGCAAGTCTCACACATCCACCGAACTGGCAATGGTCCCCGCCAGACTgttccaagttgtcctctgcctatCCACCCCAAGGACGGACAGCAGACCAAGGCGAAACGCAGACAAAGGCATCACTAGCCCTCCTTACTTCACATCACCCGGCGATCGACTCTCCACTCGATCACCCCGGTAGAAATCTCGCAATCAGCAAATCCAGCACCCAGGTCCTCCCGCGCCTCTATCAGAATGCTCCACCTCCAGCGCCTGACCCTGTCCTAAATCATGGTCAAGTCCCCCAGTCTCATACCAagttcctccagctcctccactcTCCCTGGCTTTGAGTCTTCAATATCGAGCGACCCCCTCAGCCAGTGCCCCCAGCCCTCCAACTTCTGGGAAGCTGCGCACCGTGGAGTGGCGGCCCCTCTCGCGTGGCTCCTGAATCCTCTGTGCCCTTTCCCTGCCGGGGCCACGCGGTTCCCCACGGCCCACGTGGCCCCCACCCCCCCCAAGGGAGGGGGGATTTCGGGGGTTGCCCGTGACGTGGCTACTTGCGCAGCGGAAGCGGTATGTGTAAGGGGGGGGTCCTtcgggagggaggggagggcggGGCCCAACAGGCAGTGACATCACCCCTGTCCCACTCTCACCGCCTACTCCCTTAAAGAACACAGAACCCGTTTCACTTCCTCCTTCacgccacccccccccctttactCCTTTCCCGTCGAAGCTGAACCCACAACGGGCACAGTACTCCCCTTTCCTGGGCACGttccctttaatcctagctctgcCTTCTCAAATCTTAGAGCTCAGAAGCTGCTTCCCTGCGCATACCCCAGGTCCCGGCAGGTAGGGAGCCTACTCCGCTCCCGGGATCGGTCCATTGAGAGTCTAGAGTACAAAGAGCGGCGAGAGGCTAGTGTCGAGTACAAAGCCGCGGGGGCGGGGCTAGCTCTCCAGCTGGAGAAAGCGCCGGGCAGGAAGCCGGGGGAGAGCGGGCGCACGGCGAGGGGTTGGGGGCGGCTGGAAAGTTCGCCTTGGCCGAGAAGTCTGCACCGGGAGGAAATTTCCAGCCAGCCCACAAAGGCAGAAGGGTTTCTGGCGAAAACTGTCTTCCCTCCCGCTGGGGGCAAGGTCATCTGTGCCTGAAAAGTGCTTGGACCCGACAGATCCTGCAGGTTGCTCCGGTACGGTCCCCGGGAGGACCTTGCGTTCCGCGGACCACTCGGTTCACGCAGAGCTCCGGTCAGAACTCTCTTGAGGCTTCAGTCTGTCAGTTACCAATCCCTGGGACGCGTACAACGCTAAACTGTGGTCAAGTGCAACCCAACCTGGCTGCCCAATCAAGCCCTGCGGGGGTAGAGAAACCAGCCGTGGACAAACGGCAGCTCGGGGTACCAGATGTCAGAGAAGCAGATCCCGGCTAAGGAAGCGGTGCCCAGAACTCTGCTAGTTACCAGGAAATGCAGCTTCCCCTTCTGCGATGATGACACTTCCCCTCTACCACTTCCCCTTTCCCACGGGGAACTGACTCAGCTTTCCCTAAACTAGAGAGTTCCGTCCCTCCAGCCGTCTTGATCTCCAGCCTTTATCCACAGCCTCCCACGACGACACCATGGACTACACAGCGCTCCAGAACAAAACTTCCTGTGCCCTAAGCACGATCTCACCAACTACCACGAATCGGTGTCCCCCACCAGGGACACAGGCGCCTGACTTCCCATCCGCCCCACGAACAAAGCCTTTCTCAGGGGTCTGAAtcaggcttggggtgggggagagtgagTCACTCCGAAAACCATCCCCCGTTCCCACTGACTCAGCCCCCGCCTCC
This sequence is a window from Mus pahari chromosome 14, PAHARI_EIJ_v1.1, whole genome shotgun sequence. Protein-coding genes within it:
- the Kdm6b gene encoding lysine-specific demethylase 6B isoform X1, which codes for MHRAVDPPGARSAREAFALGGLSCAGAWSSCPPHPPPRSSWLPGGRCSASVGQPPLSAPLPPSHGSSSGHPNKPYYAPGTPTPRPLHGKLESLHGCVQALLREPAQPGLWEQLGQLYESEHDSEEAVCCYHRALRYGGSFAELGPRIGRLQQAQLWNFHAGSCQHRAKVLPPLEQVWNLLHLEHKRNYGAKRGGPPVKRSAEPPVVQPMPPAALSGPPGEEGLSPGGKRRRGCSSEQAGLPPGLPLPPPPPPPPPPPPPPPPPPPPLPGLAISPPFQLTKPGLWNTLHGDAWGPERKGSAPLERQEQRHSMPHSYPYPAPAYTAHPPSHRLVPATPLGPGPRPPGAESHGCLPATRPPGSDLRESRVQRSRMDSSVSPAASTACVPYAPSRPPGLPGTSSSSSSSSSSSSSSSSNNTGLRGVEPSPGIPGADHYQNPALEISPHQARLGPSAHSSRKPFLTAPAATPHLSLPPGTPSSPPPPPCPRLLRPPPPPAWMKGSACRAAREDGEILGELFFGAEGPPRPAPPPLPHRDGFLGPPNPRFSVGTQDSHTPPVPPTTTTSSSSSHSSSPTGPVPFPPPSYLARSIDPLPRPSSPTLSPQDPPLPPLTLALPPAPPSSCHQNTSGSFRRSESPRPRVSFPKTPEVGQGPPPGPVSKAPQPVPPGVGELPARGPRLFDFPPTPLEDQFEEPAEFKILPDGLANIMKMLDESIRKEEEQQQQEAGVAPPPPLKEPFASLQPPFPSDTAPATTTAAATTATTSTTTTTTTTTTQEEEKKPPPALPPPPPLAKFPPPPPPPPQPQPPPPPPASLLRSLASVLEGQKYCYRGTGAAVSTRPGSVPATQYSPSPASGATAPPPTSVAPSAQGSPKPSVSSSSQFSTSGGPWAREHRAGEEPAPGPVTPAQLPPPLPLPPARSESEVLEEISRACETLVERVGRSAINPVDTADPVDSGTEPQPPPAQAKEESGGVAVAAAGPGSGKRRQKEHRRHRRACRDSVGRRPREGRAKAKAKAPKEKSRRVLGNLDLQSEEIQGREKARPDVGGASKVKTPTAPAPPPAPAPSAQPTPPSAPVPGKKTREEAPGPPGVSRADMLKLRSLSEGPPKELKIRLIKVESGDKETFIASEVEERRLRMADLTISHCAADVMRASKNAKVKGKFRESYLSPAQSVKPKINTEEKLPREKLNPPTPSIYLESKRDAFSPVLLQFCTDPRNPITVIRGLAGSLRLNLGLFSTKTLVEASGEHTVEVRTQVQQPSDENWDLTGTRQIWPCESSRSHTTIAKYAQYQASSFQESLQEEKESEDEESEEPDSTTGTSPGSSAPDPKNHHIIKFGTNIDLSDAKRWKPQLQELLKLPAFMRVTSTGNMLSHVGHTILGMNTVQLYMKVPGSRTPGHQENNNFCSVNINIGPGDCEWFAVHEHYWETISAFCDRHGVDYLTGSWWPILDDLYASNIPVYRFVQRPGDLVWINAGTVHWVQATGWCNNIAWNVGPLTAYQYQLALERYEWNEVKNVKSIVPMIHVSWNVARTVKISDPDLFKMIKFCLLQSMKHCQVQRESLVRAGKKIAYQGRVKDEPAYYCNECDVEVFNILFVTSENGSRNTYLVHCEGCARRRSAGLQGVVVLEQYRTEELAQAYDAFTLAPASTSR
- the Kdm6b gene encoding lysine-specific demethylase 6B isoform X2, with translation MHRAVDPPGARSAREAFALGGLSCAGAWSSCPPHPPPRSSWLPGGRCSASVGQPPLSAPLPPSHGSSSGHPNKPYYAPGTPTPRPLHGKLESLHGCVQALLREPAQPGLWEQLGQLYESEHDSEEAVCCYHRALRYGGSFAELGPRIGRLQQAQLWNFHAGSCQHRAKVLPPLEQVWNLLHLEHKRNYGAKRGGPPVKRSAEPPVVQPMPPAALSGPPGEEGLSPGGKRRRGCSSEQAGLPPGLPLPPPPPPPPPPPPPPPPPPPPLPGLAISPPFQLTKPGLWNTLHGDAWGPERKGSAPLERQEQRHSMPHSYPYPAPAYTAHPPSHRLVPATPLGPGPRPPGAESHGCLPATRPPGSDLRESRVQRSRMDSSVSPAASTACVPYAPSRPPGLPGTSSSSSSSSSSSSSSSSNNTGLRGVEPSPGIPGADHYQNPALEISPHQARLGPSAHSSRKPFLTAPAATPHLSLPPGTPSSPPPPPCPRLLRPPPPPAWMKGSACRAAREDGEILGELFFGAEGPPRPAPPPLPHRDGFLGPPNPRFSVGTQDSHTPPVPPTTTTSSSSSHSSSPTGPVPFPPPSYLARSIDPLPRPSSPTLSPQDPPLPPLTLALPPAPPSSCHQNTSGSFRRSESPRPRVSFPKTPEVGQGPPPGPVSKAPQPVPPGVGELPARGPRLFDFPPTPLEDQFEEPAEFKILPDGLANIMKMLDESIRKEEEQQQQEAGVAPPPPLKEPFASLQPPFPSDTAPATTTAAATTATTSTTTTTTTTTTQEEEKKPPPALPPPPPLAKFPPPPPPPPQPQPPPPPPASLLRSLASVLEGQKYCYRGTGAAVSTRPGSVPATQYSPSPASGATAPPPTSVAPSAQGSPKPSVSSSSQFSTSGGPWAREHRAGEEPAPGPVTPAQLPPPLPLPPARSESEVLEEISRACETLVERVGRSAINPVDTADPVDSGTEPQPPPAQAKEESGGVAVAAAGPGSGKRRQKEHRRHRRACRDSVGRRPREGRAKAKAKAPKEKSRRVLGNLDLQSEEIQGREKARPDVGGASKVKTPTAPAPPPAPAPSAQPTPPSAPVPGKKTREEAPGPPGVSRADMLKLRSLSEGPPKELKIRLIKVESGDKETFIASEVEERRLRMADLTISHCAADVMRASKNAKVKGKFRESYLSPAQSVKPKINTEEKLPREKLNPPTPSIYLESKRDAFSPVLLQFCTDPRNPITVIRGLAGSLRLNLGLFSTKTLVEASGEHTVEVRTQVQQPSDENWDLTGTRQIWPCESSRSHTTIAKYAQYQASSFQESLQEEKESEDEESEEPDSTTGTSPGSAPDPKNHHIIKFGTNIDLSDAKRWKPQLQELLKLPAFMRVTSTGNMLSHVGHTILGMNTVQLYMKVPGSRTPGHQENNNFCSVNINIGPGDCEWFAVHEHYWETISAFCDRHGVDYLTGSWWPILDDLYASNIPVYRFVQRPGDLVWINAGTVHWVQATGWCNNIAWNVGPLTAYQYQLALERYEWNEVKNVKSIVPMIHVSWNVARTVKISDPDLFKMIKFCLLQSMKHCQVQRESLVRAGKKIAYQGRVKDEPAYYCNECDVEVFNILFVTSENGSRNTYLVHCEGCARRRSAGLQGVVVLEQYRTEELAQAYDAFTLAPASTSR